One Aphelocoma coerulescens isolate FSJ_1873_10779 chromosome 4A, UR_Acoe_1.0, whole genome shotgun sequence DNA window includes the following coding sequences:
- the TMLHE gene encoding trimethyllysine dioxygenase, mitochondrial, with protein sequence MWCQRLAWLLRGQRGSTGRRWPWLSQELRPVPAAPVRCCPTAPAAPRCAWQLHQDHLELRYGSTLMRLDFVWLRDHCRSASCYNAKTNQRSLDTASVDLAIRPQAVRVDETTLFLTWPDGHVTRYGLEWLVRNSYEGQKQQVMHPRILWNAEIYRQAQVPSVDCRSFLETDEGLKEFLQNFLLYGIAFVENVTPTKEDTEILAERISIIRETIYGRMWYFTSDFSRGDTAYTKLALDRHTDTTYFQEPCGIQVFHCLKHEGTGGRTLLVDGFHAAEQVLRRAPEHFELLAKVPLKHEYVESVGGCHNHMIGVGPVLNVYPWNNELYLIRYNNYDRAVINTVPHDVVRRWYHAHRALTAELRRPDNELWVKLKPGKALFVDNWRVLHGREAFTGYRQLCGCYLTRDDVLNTARLLGLQA encoded by the exons ATGTGGTGCCAGAGGCTGGCGTGGCTGCTCCGGGGGCAGCGTGGGAGCACCGGACGTCGCTGGCCGTGGCTGTCCCAGGAGCTCAGGCCCGTCCCGGCTGCCCCGGTGCGCTGCTGCCCCACGGCCCCGGCGGCCCCCCGGTGTGCCTGGCAGCTGCACCAGGACCATCTCG agctgaggtACGGGAGCACCCTGATGCGCCTGGATTTCGTGTGGCTGCGGGACCACTGCCGCTCCGCCTCCTGCTACAACGCCAAGACCAACCAGCGCAGCCTGGACACGGCCAGCGTGGACCTGGCCATCCGGCCCCAGGCCGTGCGGGTGGACGAGACCACGCTCTTCCTCACCT ggccggACGGACACGTGACACGGTACGGGCTGGAGTGGCTGGTGAGGAACAGCTACGAGGGGCAGAAGCAGCAGGTCATGCACCCCCGCATCCTCTGGAATGCTGAGATCTACCGGCAAGCCCAGGTCCCCTCTGTCGACTGCCGGAGCTTCCTGGAGACAGACGAGGGGCTGAAGGAATTCCTGCAGAACTTCTTGTTGTACGGGATTGCTTTTGTGGAGAATGTCACTCCCACCAAGGAGGACACGGAAATCTTGGCAGAGAGGATCAGCATAATCAG GGAGACCATCTATGGCAGGATGTGGTACTTCACCTCTGACTTCTCCCGGGGAGACACAGCCTACACCAAGCTGGCCCTGGATCGGCACACGGACACCACCTACTTCCAGGAGCCCTGTGG CATCCAGGTGTTCCACTGCCTGAAGCACGAGGGCACGGGCGGGCGGACGCTGCTGGTGGACGGGTTCCACGCGGCCGAGCAGGTGCTGCGCCGGGCCCCCGAGCACTTCGAGCTGCTCGCCAAGGTGCCCCTCAAGCACGAGTACGTGGAGAGCGTGGGCGGCTGCCACAACCACATGATCGGAGTGGGGCCGGTGCTCAACGTGTACCCCTGGAACAACGAGCTTTACCTCATCAG gtACAACAACTACGACCGTGCCGTGATCAACACGGTGCCCCATGACGTGGTGCGCCGCTGGTACCACGCGCACCGCGCCCTCACCGCCGAGCTGCGCCGGCCCGACAACGAGCTCTGGGTCAAGCTGAAGCCAGGCAAG gCCCTGTTTGTGGATAACTGGCGTGTCCTGCACGGCCGGGAAGCGTTCACGGGGTACCGGCAGCTCTGCGGCTGTTACCTGACGAGGGACGACGTGCTGAACACCGCCcgcctgctggggctgcaggccTAG
- the LOC138110623 gene encoding hepatic and glial cell adhesion molecule-like isoform X1, with amino-acid sequence MLLCRPAELLGTAWVLLAGLLVLFPPALEAAEPPQQRATAAVGSSVLLPGLDNVTHSDSVQWEFRSGSSSHTILQHHGGAHPPAIHAPYTGRATFHPSNGSLTLEDVQESDSGTYRVTVSTGDRKSREIQLEVLRSVSRPQLWTSALLARATGKIVCEVAEGRVDYITWKKDGQPLPPARVSRLSGSRSVLYLRPAQRSDCGSYSCNASNGISWQETSLNVTIEGLSRLLKDTLRIAVVAVVFAVVSAWGLIIPVCQSEKLRIRGELWRWLSSYTCGLVCIACILDGTAGILWMWEEGPSVAVILPEIALSYLTVVTFLVATTVIFQPTDFNHLKSKKAQRTMGYAAPGAVVTVVLTTTFLIKNIYHRHAAEGCTEFLNVTILVVSTAAVSALPLLAIGLCYLSFTDHTTQGWRKDRDVCWTDKVSSFEMSQPGTKDPVPS; translated from the exons ATGCTGCTGTGCCGTCCCGCCGAGCTGCTGGGCACCGCCTGGGTGCTCCTCGCAG ggctgctggtgctgttcccTCCAGCTCTGGAGGCAGCAGAACCTCCCCAGCAGAGAGCCACGGCTGCGGTGGGATCCTCCgtgctgctccctgggctgGACAACGTCACCCACAGCGATTCCGTGCAGTGGGAATTCCgcagtggcagcagctcccacacCATCCTGCAGCACCATGGCGGGGCTCACCCCCCCGCCATCCACGCCCCCTACACAGGACGAGCCACTTTCCACCCATCCAATGGATCACTCACACTGGAGGATGTCCAGGAAAGCGACAGTGGCACCTACAGAGTGACTGTCAGCACAGGAGACAGGAAGAGCCGGGAAATCCAGCTGGAAGTCCTCC GGTCTGTGTCCCGCCCTCAGCTCTGGACCAGTGCTCTCCTGGCTCGGGCCACTGGCAAGATTGTCTGTGAGGTGGCAGAGGGCAGAGTGGACTACATCACCTGGAAGAAGGATGGGCAGCCGCTTCCCCCAGCCAGAGTTTCCCGGCTCTCCGGCAGCCGCAGCGTTCTGTACCTGAGGCCAGCCCAGAGGTCGGACTGCGGCTCCTACTCCTGCAACGCCAGCAACGGGATAAGCTGGCAGGAGACCTCCCTGAACGTCACCATTGAAG GTCTCTCCCGTCTCCTGAAGGACACCCTGAGGATTGCGGTGGTCGCTGTGGTCTTCGCTGTTGTCTCGGCCTGGGGATTAATTATTCCCGTTTGCCAGTCCGAAAAGCTCAGGATAA GGGGGGAGCTCTGGAGGTGGCTCAGCTCCTACACCTGCGGGCTGGTGTGCATCGCCTGCATCCTGGATGGCACCGCCGGCATCCTCTGGATGTGGGAGGAAG GCCCTTCTGTTGCTGTCATCCTGCCCGAGATCGCCCTGAGCTACCTCACCGTGGTCACCTTCCTGGTGGCCACCACCGTCATTTTCCAGCCCACCGATTTCAACCATCTGAAGAGCAAAAAGG CACAGCGCACCATGGGCTACGCCGCGCCGGGGGCCGTGGTGACCGTGGTGCTGACCACCACCTTCCTCATCAAGAACATCTACCACCGCCACG cagcagaaggatgcACCGAGTTCCTGAACGTGACCATCCTGGTGGTCAGCACGGCGGCCGTGTCGGCCCTCCCGCTCCTCGCCATCGGCCTCTGCT ATTTGTCCTTCACAGATCACACCACGCAGGGCTGGCGGAAGGACCGTGACGTCTGTTGGACGGACAAAGTCAG cTCCTTCGAAATGTCCCAGCCAGGCACCAAGGACCCCGTTCCCAGCTGA
- the LOC138110623 gene encoding hepatic and glial cell adhesion molecule-like isoform X2, with product MLLCRPAELLGTAWVLLAGLLVLFPPALEAAEPPQQRATAAVGSSVLLPGLDNVTHSDSVQWEFRSGSSSHTILQHHGGAHPPAIHAPYTGRATFHPSNGSLTLEDVQESDSGTYRVTVSTGDRKSREIQLEVLRSVSRPQLWTSALLARATGKIVCEVAEGRVDYITWKKDGQPLPPARVSRLSGSRSVLYLRPAQRSDCGSYSCNASNGISWQETSLNVTIEGLSRLLKDTLRIAVVAVVFAVVSAWGLIIPVCQSEKLRIRGELWRWLSSYTCGLVCIACILDGTAGILWMWEEGPSVAVILPEIALSYLTVVTFLVATTVIFQPTDFNHLKSKKAQRTMGYAAPGAVVTVVLTTTFLIKNIYHRHAEGCTEFLNVTILVVSTAAVSALPLLAIGLCYLSFTDHTTQGWRKDRDVCWTDKVSSFEMSQPGTKDPVPS from the exons ATGCTGCTGTGCCGTCCCGCCGAGCTGCTGGGCACCGCCTGGGTGCTCCTCGCAG ggctgctggtgctgttcccTCCAGCTCTGGAGGCAGCAGAACCTCCCCAGCAGAGAGCCACGGCTGCGGTGGGATCCTCCgtgctgctccctgggctgGACAACGTCACCCACAGCGATTCCGTGCAGTGGGAATTCCgcagtggcagcagctcccacacCATCCTGCAGCACCATGGCGGGGCTCACCCCCCCGCCATCCACGCCCCCTACACAGGACGAGCCACTTTCCACCCATCCAATGGATCACTCACACTGGAGGATGTCCAGGAAAGCGACAGTGGCACCTACAGAGTGACTGTCAGCACAGGAGACAGGAAGAGCCGGGAAATCCAGCTGGAAGTCCTCC GGTCTGTGTCCCGCCCTCAGCTCTGGACCAGTGCTCTCCTGGCTCGGGCCACTGGCAAGATTGTCTGTGAGGTGGCAGAGGGCAGAGTGGACTACATCACCTGGAAGAAGGATGGGCAGCCGCTTCCCCCAGCCAGAGTTTCCCGGCTCTCCGGCAGCCGCAGCGTTCTGTACCTGAGGCCAGCCCAGAGGTCGGACTGCGGCTCCTACTCCTGCAACGCCAGCAACGGGATAAGCTGGCAGGAGACCTCCCTGAACGTCACCATTGAAG GTCTCTCCCGTCTCCTGAAGGACACCCTGAGGATTGCGGTGGTCGCTGTGGTCTTCGCTGTTGTCTCGGCCTGGGGATTAATTATTCCCGTTTGCCAGTCCGAAAAGCTCAGGATAA GGGGGGAGCTCTGGAGGTGGCTCAGCTCCTACACCTGCGGGCTGGTGTGCATCGCCTGCATCCTGGATGGCACCGCCGGCATCCTCTGGATGTGGGAGGAAG GCCCTTCTGTTGCTGTCATCCTGCCCGAGATCGCCCTGAGCTACCTCACCGTGGTCACCTTCCTGGTGGCCACCACCGTCATTTTCCAGCCCACCGATTTCAACCATCTGAAGAGCAAAAAGG CACAGCGCACCATGGGCTACGCCGCGCCGGGGGCCGTGGTGACCGTGGTGCTGACCACCACCTTCCTCATCAAGAACATCTACCACCGCCACG cagaaggatgcACCGAGTTCCTGAACGTGACCATCCTGGTGGTCAGCACGGCGGCCGTGTCGGCCCTCCCGCTCCTCGCCATCGGCCTCTGCT ATTTGTCCTTCACAGATCACACCACGCAGGGCTGGCGGAAGGACCGTGACGTCTGTTGGACGGACAAAGTCAG cTCCTTCGAAATGTCCCAGCCAGGCACCAAGGACCCCGTTCCCAGCTGA
- the LOC138110623 gene encoding hepatic and glial cell adhesion molecule-like isoform X4 translates to MLLCRPAELLGTAWVLLAGLLVLFPPALEAAEPPQQRATAAVGSSVLLPGLDNVTHSDSVQWEFRSGSSSHTILQHHGGAHPPAIHAPYTGRATFHPSNGSLTLEDVQESDSGTYRVTVSTGDRKSREIQLEVLRSVSRPQLWTSALLARATGKIVCEVAEGRVDYITWKKDGQPLPPARVSRLSGSRSVLYLRPAQRSDCGSYSCNASNGISWQETSLNVTIEGLSRLLKDTLRIAVVAVVFAVVSAWGLIIPVCQSEKLRISPSVAVILPEIALSYLTVVTFLVATTVIFQPTDFNHLKSKKAQRTMGYAAPGAVVTVVLTTTFLIKNIYHRHAAEGCTEFLNVTILVVSTAAVSALPLLAIGLCYLSFTDHTTQGWRKDRDVCWTDKVSSFEMSQPGTKDPVPS, encoded by the exons ATGCTGCTGTGCCGTCCCGCCGAGCTGCTGGGCACCGCCTGGGTGCTCCTCGCAG ggctgctggtgctgttcccTCCAGCTCTGGAGGCAGCAGAACCTCCCCAGCAGAGAGCCACGGCTGCGGTGGGATCCTCCgtgctgctccctgggctgGACAACGTCACCCACAGCGATTCCGTGCAGTGGGAATTCCgcagtggcagcagctcccacacCATCCTGCAGCACCATGGCGGGGCTCACCCCCCCGCCATCCACGCCCCCTACACAGGACGAGCCACTTTCCACCCATCCAATGGATCACTCACACTGGAGGATGTCCAGGAAAGCGACAGTGGCACCTACAGAGTGACTGTCAGCACAGGAGACAGGAAGAGCCGGGAAATCCAGCTGGAAGTCCTCC GGTCTGTGTCCCGCCCTCAGCTCTGGACCAGTGCTCTCCTGGCTCGGGCCACTGGCAAGATTGTCTGTGAGGTGGCAGAGGGCAGAGTGGACTACATCACCTGGAAGAAGGATGGGCAGCCGCTTCCCCCAGCCAGAGTTTCCCGGCTCTCCGGCAGCCGCAGCGTTCTGTACCTGAGGCCAGCCCAGAGGTCGGACTGCGGCTCCTACTCCTGCAACGCCAGCAACGGGATAAGCTGGCAGGAGACCTCCCTGAACGTCACCATTGAAG GTCTCTCCCGTCTCCTGAAGGACACCCTGAGGATTGCGGTGGTCGCTGTGGTCTTCGCTGTTGTCTCGGCCTGGGGATTAATTATTCCCGTTTGCCAGTCCGAAAAGCTCAGGATAA GCCCTTCTGTTGCTGTCATCCTGCCCGAGATCGCCCTGAGCTACCTCACCGTGGTCACCTTCCTGGTGGCCACCACCGTCATTTTCCAGCCCACCGATTTCAACCATCTGAAGAGCAAAAAGG CACAGCGCACCATGGGCTACGCCGCGCCGGGGGCCGTGGTGACCGTGGTGCTGACCACCACCTTCCTCATCAAGAACATCTACCACCGCCACG cagcagaaggatgcACCGAGTTCCTGAACGTGACCATCCTGGTGGTCAGCACGGCGGCCGTGTCGGCCCTCCCGCTCCTCGCCATCGGCCTCTGCT ATTTGTCCTTCACAGATCACACCACGCAGGGCTGGCGGAAGGACCGTGACGTCTGTTGGACGGACAAAGTCAG cTCCTTCGAAATGTCCCAGCCAGGCACCAAGGACCCCGTTCCCAGCTGA
- the LOC138110623 gene encoding hepatic and glial cell adhesion molecule-like isoform X3, producing the protein MLLCRPAELLGTAWVLLAGLLVLFPPALEAAEPPQQRATAAVGSSVLLPGLDNVTHSDSVQWEFRSGSSSHTILQHHGGAHPPAIHAPYTGRATFHPSNGSLTLEDVQESDSGTYRVTVSTGDRKSREIQLEVLRSVSRPQLWTSALLARATGKIVCEVAEGRVDYITWKKDGQPLPPARVSRLSGSRSVLYLRPAQRSDCGSYSCNASNGISWQETSLNVTIEGLSRLLKDTLRIAVVAVVFAVVSAWGLIIPVCQSEKLRIRGELWRWLSSYTCGLVCIACILDGTAGILWMWEEGPSVAVILPEIALSYLTVVTFLVATTVIFQPTDFNHLKSKKAQRTMGYAAPGAVVTVVLTTTFLIKNIYHRHAAEGCTEFLNVTILVVSTAAVSALPLLAIGLCYHTTQGWRKDRDVCWTDKVSSFEMSQPGTKDPVPS; encoded by the exons ATGCTGCTGTGCCGTCCCGCCGAGCTGCTGGGCACCGCCTGGGTGCTCCTCGCAG ggctgctggtgctgttcccTCCAGCTCTGGAGGCAGCAGAACCTCCCCAGCAGAGAGCCACGGCTGCGGTGGGATCCTCCgtgctgctccctgggctgGACAACGTCACCCACAGCGATTCCGTGCAGTGGGAATTCCgcagtggcagcagctcccacacCATCCTGCAGCACCATGGCGGGGCTCACCCCCCCGCCATCCACGCCCCCTACACAGGACGAGCCACTTTCCACCCATCCAATGGATCACTCACACTGGAGGATGTCCAGGAAAGCGACAGTGGCACCTACAGAGTGACTGTCAGCACAGGAGACAGGAAGAGCCGGGAAATCCAGCTGGAAGTCCTCC GGTCTGTGTCCCGCCCTCAGCTCTGGACCAGTGCTCTCCTGGCTCGGGCCACTGGCAAGATTGTCTGTGAGGTGGCAGAGGGCAGAGTGGACTACATCACCTGGAAGAAGGATGGGCAGCCGCTTCCCCCAGCCAGAGTTTCCCGGCTCTCCGGCAGCCGCAGCGTTCTGTACCTGAGGCCAGCCCAGAGGTCGGACTGCGGCTCCTACTCCTGCAACGCCAGCAACGGGATAAGCTGGCAGGAGACCTCCCTGAACGTCACCATTGAAG GTCTCTCCCGTCTCCTGAAGGACACCCTGAGGATTGCGGTGGTCGCTGTGGTCTTCGCTGTTGTCTCGGCCTGGGGATTAATTATTCCCGTTTGCCAGTCCGAAAAGCTCAGGATAA GGGGGGAGCTCTGGAGGTGGCTCAGCTCCTACACCTGCGGGCTGGTGTGCATCGCCTGCATCCTGGATGGCACCGCCGGCATCCTCTGGATGTGGGAGGAAG GCCCTTCTGTTGCTGTCATCCTGCCCGAGATCGCCCTGAGCTACCTCACCGTGGTCACCTTCCTGGTGGCCACCACCGTCATTTTCCAGCCCACCGATTTCAACCATCTGAAGAGCAAAAAGG CACAGCGCACCATGGGCTACGCCGCGCCGGGGGCCGTGGTGACCGTGGTGCTGACCACCACCTTCCTCATCAAGAACATCTACCACCGCCACG cagcagaaggatgcACCGAGTTCCTGAACGTGACCATCCTGGTGGTCAGCACGGCGGCCGTGTCGGCCCTCCCGCTCCTCGCCATCGGCCTCTGCT ATCACACCACGCAGGGCTGGCGGAAGGACCGTGACGTCTGTTGGACGGACAAAGTCAG cTCCTTCGAAATGTCCCAGCCAGGCACCAAGGACCCCGTTCCCAGCTGA
- the LOC138110626 gene encoding natural killer cell receptor 2B4-like isoform X2, producing MIKPPVFVAELGSWGQARTLAPCYSADLRPASGSLVSAVGCTVLLTAPALRGSRAVSWEYREGTEEGVILSYAHNRPSIMSRLYENRTTFNESNLSLQVVLQSGDSRLYRLRSQEEATAWFHLHVVAPLSKPEIVGNSSVKAGGNTKLVCNVLQGKADAYWWEKNGQLLLGSERIQFVENTTLCILRASISDSGYYTCVVSNAVSQNETSFLLQVHHSANVVLPVVLACVIIGSLAGVFVWCQRREDKCDNCW from the exons ATGATTAAACCCCCAGTTTTTGTGGCTGAGCTGGGATCCTGGGGACAGG CCCGCACGCTCGCTCCCTGCTACTCCGCCGACCTGCGCCCGGCCTCGGGGAGCCTGGTGTCGGCCGTGGGCTGCACCGTGCTGCTGACGGCCCCCGCGCTGCGGGGCAGCAGGGCGGTGTCCTGGGAGTACAGAGAGGGCACGGAGGAGGGGGTCATCCTCAGCTATGCCCACAACCGCCCCTCCATCATGTCCCGGCTCTACGAGAACCGCACGACGTTCAACGAGTCGAACCTGTCGCTGCAGGTGGTGCTGCAGAGCGGGGACAGCCGCCTCTACCGCCTCCGGTCCCAGGAGGAGGCCACGGCCTGGTTCCATCTGCACGTCGTGG CACCGCTGTCCAAGCCAGAGATCGTGGGCAACTCCTCGGTGAAGGCAGGAGGCAACACCAAACTGGTCTGCAACGTGCTGCAAGGGAAGGCAGACGCCTACTGGTGGGAGAAAAACgggcagctgctcctgggaagtGAGCGCATCCAGTTTGTGGAGAACACCACGCTCTGCATCCTGCGGGCGTCCATCAGCGACAGCGGCTACTACACGTGCGTGGTGAGCAACGCCGTGAGCCAGAACGAGacctccttcctgctgcaagtCCACC ACTCTGCCAACGTGGTGCTGCCCGTGGTCCTGGCCTGTGTCATCATCGGCTCGCTCGCAG GTGTCTTCGTCTGGTGCCAGAGAAGGGAGGACAAGTGTGACAACTGTTG GTAG
- the LOC138110626 gene encoding junctional adhesion molecule A-like isoform X1, translated as MSGTAGPFFFAAASGMRVASMELLPAPNFTLPMDLLPGCFGVVVGRNQRLRGGAGEAVERIRPVAAKFGSGFGRVTPWEVGMAGSQHSWWNCTGARKERLEWGVLEWGIPTSHKGARTLAPCYSADLRPASGSLVSAVGCTVLLTAPALRGSRAVSWEYREGTEEGVILSYAHNRPSIMSRLYENRTTFNESNLSLQVVLQSGDSRLYRLRSQEEATAWFHLHVVAPLSKPEIVGNSSVKAGGNTKLVCNVLQGKADAYWWEKNGQLLLGSERIQFVENTTLCILRASISDSGYYTCVVSNAVSQNETSFLLQVHHSANVVLPVVLACVIIGSLAGVFVWCQRREDKCDNCW; from the exons ATGTCTGGCACTGCAGGACCCTTTTTTTTTGCCGCAGCCTCAGGGATGAGGGTGGCTTccatggagctgctgccagccccgAATTTCACTCTGCCCATGGAtctcctgcctggctgcttcgggGTTGTTGTGGGTCGGAATCAGCGGCtgaggggaggggctggagaggcTGTTGAAAGGATCAGACCCGTCGCGGCCAAGTTTGGGAGTGGTTTTGGCCGAGTGACCCCGTGGGAGGTGGGAATGGCGGGATCCCAGCACAGTTGGTGGAACTGCACTGGAGCAAGAAAAGAGCGGCTGGAATGGGGGGTGCTGGAATGGGGGATTCCAACATCTCACAAAGGGG CCCGCACGCTCGCTCCCTGCTACTCCGCCGACCTGCGCCCGGCCTCGGGGAGCCTGGTGTCGGCCGTGGGCTGCACCGTGCTGCTGACGGCCCCCGCGCTGCGGGGCAGCAGGGCGGTGTCCTGGGAGTACAGAGAGGGCACGGAGGAGGGGGTCATCCTCAGCTATGCCCACAACCGCCCCTCCATCATGTCCCGGCTCTACGAGAACCGCACGACGTTCAACGAGTCGAACCTGTCGCTGCAGGTGGTGCTGCAGAGCGGGGACAGCCGCCTCTACCGCCTCCGGTCCCAGGAGGAGGCCACGGCCTGGTTCCATCTGCACGTCGTGG CACCGCTGTCCAAGCCAGAGATCGTGGGCAACTCCTCGGTGAAGGCAGGAGGCAACACCAAACTGGTCTGCAACGTGCTGCAAGGGAAGGCAGACGCCTACTGGTGGGAGAAAAACgggcagctgctcctgggaagtGAGCGCATCCAGTTTGTGGAGAACACCACGCTCTGCATCCTGCGGGCGTCCATCAGCGACAGCGGCTACTACACGTGCGTGGTGAGCAACGCCGTGAGCCAGAACGAGacctccttcctgctgcaagtCCACC ACTCTGCCAACGTGGTGCTGCCCGTGGTCCTGGCCTGTGTCATCATCGGCTCGCTCGCAG GTGTCTTCGTCTGGTGCCAGAGAAGGGAGGACAAGTGTGACAACTGTTG GTAG
- the LOC138110627 gene encoding tumor necrosis factor ligand superfamily member 10-like, which translates to MAPHPPSAGHYLRSDSGGSDTPMLAEAPAPAPGDCPGAGAGAGPDGGPGAARGQRRRRCGPLWGSVAFMAILALQIASTTVLFVYFSMAISKLKSQAPGSAEELRCLQALNQQPEGSSLEELSSSQGCLRLASTIKAYVATVTESIIRRSAVKEAWRSYFNTSEGQPPPKIAGKPSAHLTLRPQSLAQDGRSQRFGNLSQSCRHAITHWGPSSLQSHVQNMTYRAGRLRVEQPGKYYVYSQIYFRYRGAGASGPQLVQCIQWQPAHSPPVLLLKGVGTKCWAPEADYGLHALYQGGLFELQAGDELFVSVSSLAIDYNDAAASYFGAFRLDL; encoded by the exons atggccCCGCACCCGCCCAGCGCCGGGCACTACCTGCGCTCCGACAGCGGCGGCTCCGACACGCCTATGCTGGCCGaggctcccgctcccgctcccggtgactgtcccggtgccggtgccggtgccggtccGGACGGCGGCCCCGGTGCGGcgcgggggcagcggcggcggcggtgcgGGCCGCTGTGGGGCAGCGTGGCCTTCATGGCCATCTTGGCCCTGCAGATCGCCTCCACCACCGTCCTCTTCGTCTACTTCAGCATGGCCATCTCCAAG CTGAAATCCCAGGCTCCGGGCAGTGCGGAGGAGCTGCGCTGTCTGCAGGCACTCAATCAGCAGCCCGAGGGCTCCAGCCTGGAGGAgctgagcagcagccagggctgcctcaGGCTGGCCAGCACCATCAAAGCCTACGTGGCCACG GTGACGGAGAGCATCATCCGCAGGAGCGCGGTGAAGG AGGCCTGGCGGAGCTATTTCAACACCTCAGAGGGGCAGCCTCCTCCCAAAATAGCCGGGAAACCCTCGGCACATCTCACCCTCCGCCCACAGAGCCTGGCTCAGGATG gacgctcccagcgcttcggGAACCTGTCGCAGTCGTGCCGCCACGCCATCACGCACTGGGGGCCCAGCAGCCTGCAGTCCCACGTGCAGAACATGACGTACCGGGCGGGGCGGCTGCGGGTGGAGCAGCCGGGCAAGTACTACGTGTACTCCCAGATCTATTTCCGCTACCGCGGCGCCGGCGCCTCGGGCCCGCAGCTCGTGCAGTGCATCCAGTGGCAGCCAGCCCACAGCCCGCCCGTGCTGCTGCTCAAGGGCGTGGGCACCAAGTGCTGGGCGCCCGAGGCCGACTACGGGCTCCACGCGCTCTACCAGGGGGGACTCTTCGAGCTCCAGGCCGGTGATGAGCTCTTCGTCTCCGTCTCCTCCTTGGCCATCGACTACAACGATGCAGCAGCCAGCTACTTTGGGGCCTTCCGGCTCGACCTGTGA